A region of Solanum dulcamara chromosome 7, daSolDulc1.2, whole genome shotgun sequence DNA encodes the following proteins:
- the LOC129896302 gene encoding uncharacterized protein LOC129896302 has translation MESSGQWLERALLELCNKIENGLDLDAEIISGLVSYCELAPPLDAKEYLDNIIGQEAGKSVTGEYLRRRGHSDLYQGTSSSKLQAYVKPPSDDSLEAGTKKQVRAPKESKASSKQEIQSFAETSNGRNLQRGSQGNSTKTTAPQSQASQRNSKKKKSEKVISLAEAAKGSIIFQQGKPCSCQARRHRLISNCLSCGKIVCKQEGEGPCNFCGALVLKEGSSYAGLDEGPVPISDAEEAAEAYAKRLIEYDRNSAARTTVIDDQSDYYEIEGNSWLSKEEKELLRKKKEEIEEAEHAKRNRVVMTFDLVGRKVLLNKDEAAEEQQKGILFRPAEEKEATRIRPNPNLKVQPVFVDPGPRKTPKEKNSKKGPRNGLCLEITGRVLHDTSEHSRLIVEGKLHGSSNSKIVA, from the exons atggaATCGTCAGGGCAATGGCTGGAAAGAGCGTTACTGGAGCTGTGCAACAAAATAGAGAACGGTCTTGATTTAGATGCTGAGATTATTTCTGGGCTTGTCTCCTATTGTGAGCTTGCTCCTCCTCTCGACGCTAAAGAATATCTCGAT AATATCATAGGTCAGGAAGCTGGAAAGAGTGTGACTGGTGAGTATTTGAGACGGAGAGGTCATTCAGATTTGTACCAAGGTACTTCTTCTTCCAAATTACAAGCATATGTAAAGCCTCCTTCAGATGATAGTCTGGAAGCTGGAACTAAAAAACAAGTACGAGCACCAAAAGAAAGTAAAGCCTCGAGTAAGCAGGAAATCCAGAGCTTTGCTGAGACATCAAATGGACGAAACCTACAGAGAGGAAGTCAAGGGAACTCTACAAAAACAACTGCGCCTCAATCCCAAGCAAGTCAAAGAAactctaaaaagaaaaaatctgaGAAAGTTATATCTCTTGCTGAGGCTGCAAAAGGTTCCATCATATTTCAACAGGGGAAGCCATGCTCATGCCAAGCCCGCCGACATAGGCTGATAAGCAACTGTTTATCGTGTGGAAAGATAGTCTGTAAACAGGAAGGTGAAGGGCCTTGCAACTTTTGTGGTGCACTTGTGCTGAAGGAGGGAAGCTCGTATGCTGGATTAGATGAAGGTCCAGTTCCAATTTCCGATGCTGAGGAAGCAGCTGAAGCCTATGCAAAGAGGCTAATTGAATATGATCGGAACTCTGCAGCACGTACGACTGTTATCGATGACCAAAGTGACTACTACGAGATTGAGGGAAATAGCTGGTTGTCGAAGGAG GAAAAGGAACTTCTGAGGAAAAAGAAAGAGGAGATAGAAGAAGCTGAACATGCCAAACGGAATAGAGTCGTAATGACATTTGACCTCGTCGGCCGCAAG GTTCTTTTAAATAAAGACGAGGCCGCTGAAGAACAGCAGAAGGGAATCCTCTTCAGACCAGCAGAGGAAAAGGAAGCAACGCGCATTAGACCTAACCCAAACCTGAAGGTACAACCAGTCTTTGTGGATCCAGGGCCTAGGAAAACTCCCAAGGAGAAGAATAGTAAGAAAGGCCCGAGAAATGGCTTGTGCTTGGAGATTACTGGGAGAGTGCTACATGATACCAGCGAACACTCACGTTTGATAGTAGAGGGCAAGCTACATGGATCTTCAAATAGCAAAATTGTGGCATGA
- the LOC129896309 gene encoding glutathione S-transferase U10-like: MEEENNKVTVYGMWISTYAKKVELALKIKGIAFDYVEENLTNKSCLLLKYNPIYKKVPVLLHRGKPVFESLVILEYIDETWKNEPRLLPQDPYERATVRIWATYCLQISDTIKKAFISAKDVKEGAFDEFFEKLKVMEEGMKDFFPGGRSKICADNLGLLDIIIVCSLSTYKAAEEVLGMKILDPEKNPFVYSWVTTLLELPLVKEILPPHDKVVSRLEFINQNGFTFQSNI, from the exons ATGGAAGAGGAAAACAATAAAGTTACAGTATATGGAATGTGGATTAGCACATATGCGAAGAAAGTGGAGTTGGCTCTCAAAATTAAAGGCATAGCATTTGATTAtgtggaagaaaatttgaccaacAAAAGTTGTCTTCTTCTCAAGTACAATCCCATCTATAAGAAGGTTCCAGTACTGCTTCACCGTGGTAAGCCTGTTTTCGAGTCCCTTGTGATTCTTGAATATATCGATGAAACATGGAAGAACGAACCTCGATTATTACCACAAGATCCCTATGAAAGAGCCACAGTTCGTATATGGGCTACTTACTGCCTTCAG ATATCAGATACCATTAAGAAAGCATTCATTTCAGCCAAAGATGTTAAGGAAGGAGCATTTGATGAATTCTTTGAGAAACTAAAAGTGATGGAAGAAGGAATGAAAGATTTCTTCCCTGGGGGAAGATCTAAAATCTGTGCTGACAATTTGGGGCTTTTAGATATAATAATTGTGTGTTCacttagtacatataaggcAGCAGAAGAAGTACTTGGAATGAAAATCTTGGACCCTGAAAAGAATCCATTTGTATATTCATGGGTGACCACTCTGCTTGAGCTGCCCTTGGTGAAAGAAATTCTGCCTCCACATGACAAGGTTGTTTCAAGACTTGAGTTTATTAACCAAAATGGCTTCACGTTTCAATCCAATATTTGA
- the LOC129896305 gene encoding uncharacterized protein LOC129896305: MASSAIFNFLPSSLNALSFRNSRTHFSQTPNFYKPLIVKASTSVDYSSSYLAGTSTKNNNWVWKYKDNSVTIYYEEHDKGSDEPCKNVLMIPTISDVSTVEEWRSVAKDIAGRSGKVNYRTTIVDWPGLGYSDRPKLDYNADVMEKFLVDFINAPDGPVNNSDKDLVVFGGGHAATMVVRAAKKGLVKPTAIASIAPTWAGPLPIVFGRDSSMETRYGFLRGTLRAPAVGWMMYNVLVSNEKSIQSQYKSHVYADPEKVTPYIIESRYALTKRQGARYVPAAFLTGLLDPVKSREEFVQLFEELEGRIPCLVLATAGSPKRSKAEMEALREAKGVSKYVEVPGALLPQEEYPEIVAEQLYRFLQEIYEL; encoded by the exons ATGGCTTCCTCTGCAATTTTCAACTTTCTACCATCTTCATTGAATGCTCTTTCCTTCAGAAACAGCAGAACCCATTTTTCTCAAACCCCAAACTTTTACAAACCCCTTATAGTCAAAGCTTCTACTTCTGTCGATTATTCTTCCTCCTACCTCGCCGGTACATCTACAAAG aataataaCTGGGTATGGAAATACAAGGACAATTCTGTGACTATTTATTACGAGGAACACGACAAGGGAAGCGATGAGCCTTGTAAGAACGTTTTGATGATTCCCACTATTTCAGATGTTAGTACTGTTGAGGAATGGAGATCAGTGGCTAAAGACATTGCTGGACGAAGTGGTAAAGTTAATTACAGAACTACCATTGTGGATTGGCCTGGTTTAGGGTACTCTGATAGACCCAAGCTTGATTACAATGCTGATGTTATGGAAAAGTTCTTGGTAGACTTCATTAATGCTCCTGATGGACCGGTGAACAACTCGG aTAAGGACTTGGTGGTGTTTGGAGGCGGACATGCTGCTACAATGGTAGTTCGTGCTGCAAAGAAGGGCTTGGTGAAGCCAACAGCGATTGCTTCTATTGCTCCCACCTGGGCTGGTCCACTTCCTATTGTTTTTGGAAGAGATTCCAGCATGGAAACAAG GTATGGTTTCCTTAGAGGGACCTTAAGGGCCCCTGCTGTTGGTTGGATGATGTATAATGTACTTGTCAGCAATGAGAAATCAATACAATCACAATATAAGTCCCATGTTTATGCAGACCCTGAAAAGGTAACTCCATATATCATCGAGAGCCGATACGCACTCACTAAACGGCAAGGTGCTCGCTATGTGCCTGCTGCTTTCTTGACTGGTTTACTTGACCCAGTAAAGTCCAGGGAGGAATTTGTTCAACTCTTTGAAGAGTTGGAGGGTAGGATACCGTGTCTAGTTCTGGCAACAGCAGGTTCTCCGAAGAGGTCAAAAGCAGAGATGGAAGCACTTAGGGAGGCCAAAGGAGTGAGCAAGTATGTTGAAGTGCCAGGTGCTCTCCTTCCCCAGGAAGAGTATCCTGAAATAGTTGCAGAACAGCTTTACAGATTTCTGCAAGAGATATATGAGCTGTAG